A single genomic interval of Bacillus sp. es.036 harbors:
- the dapG gene encoding aspartate kinase translates to MKVIVQKFGGTSLKSEDGRLRAVNHIKDAVNDGYKVVVVVSAMGRKGDPYATDTLLGLIGDRDRKVTSREYDLLVSCGESISSVVFSNLLLNEGLKATAYTGGQAGFMTTAEHSKARILEMKSERLMEELKLMDVVVVTGFQGVTKDGDVTTLGRGGSDTSAAALGAALSAEWVDIFTDVEGIMTADPRIVEKARPLSIVTYNEVCNMAYQGAKVIHPRAVEIAMQAKIPLRIRSTYSSSTGTLVTSATGKPTGEQVIDRLITGIAHVSGVTQIKVYAKEGQYDLQSRVFKAMALEGISVDFINISLTGVVYTVMEEMTERAVVTLNNMGYEPEVIENCAKVSAVGAGMSGVPGVTAKIVESLAVENIDILQSADSHTTIWVLVRQRDLSAAVNALHETFNLHLDPAQEVEQMMDQL, encoded by the coding sequence ATGAAAGTCATCGTGCAGAAGTTTGGCGGTACTTCATTAAAAAGTGAAGACGGCAGACTGAGAGCTGTTAACCATATTAAAGACGCAGTGAACGATGGATATAAAGTTGTTGTCGTTGTTTCTGCAATGGGACGTAAAGGCGATCCCTATGCAACCGACACGCTTCTAGGCCTCATTGGCGACCGAGATCGAAAAGTAACTTCTAGAGAGTATGATTTGCTTGTATCATGTGGCGAAAGCATCTCCTCTGTTGTTTTTTCCAATCTCCTTTTAAATGAAGGTTTGAAAGCAACAGCCTATACTGGTGGTCAGGCTGGATTCATGACAACAGCTGAGCATAGCAAAGCTAGAATTTTGGAAATGAAGTCTGAACGTTTGATGGAAGAGTTAAAGCTCATGGATGTTGTTGTCGTAACAGGCTTTCAGGGTGTTACAAAAGATGGTGATGTAACGACGCTTGGCCGTGGCGGTAGTGACACGTCAGCAGCCGCACTTGGTGCTGCTCTTTCGGCTGAATGGGTTGATATCTTTACCGATGTGGAAGGCATTATGACGGCTGATCCAAGAATTGTGGAAAAAGCCAGACCGCTTTCGATCGTAACCTATAATGAAGTATGCAACATGGCGTATCAAGGAGCGAAGGTTATTCATCCGCGCGCCGTTGAAATTGCGATGCAGGCAAAAATCCCGCTAAGAATTCGTTCAACGTATTCCTCGTCGACTGGAACCTTGGTCACATCTGCGACTGGAAAACCCACGGGTGAACAAGTTATAGACCGGCTCATTACGGGTATTGCTCATGTGAGTGGCGTTACACAAATTAAAGTGTATGCGAAAGAAGGACAATACGACCTTCAATCGCGTGTATTTAAAGCGATGGCACTTGAAGGGATTAGCGTGGACTTTATTAATATTAGCTTAACGGGTGTTGTGTACACCGTCATGGAAGAAATGACGGAGCGCGCCGTGGTCACGCTAAATAACATGGGTTATGAGCCAGAAGTCATCGAAAATTGTGCAAAGGTTTCAGCAGTTGGTGCTGGCATGAGCGGTGTGCCGGGCGTAACGGCAAAGATTGTCGAGTCATTAGCGGTAGAAAACATTGATATTTTGCAATCAGCTGATTCTCATACAACAATCTGGGTGCTCGTGAGACAGCGTGATCTTTCAGCAGCTGTGAACGCCCTCCATGAAACATTTAACCTTCATCTGGATCCAGCGCAAGAAGTGGAACAGATGATGGATCAGCTTTAA
- the dapA gene encoding 4-hydroxy-tetrahydrodipicolinate synthase, with the protein MNFGKVLTAMVTPFDRKGYVDFAKTEQLINYLINNGTDGLVVAGTTGESPTLSSEEKVALFKHSVKVADGRVPIIAGTGSNNTHASIELTKKAEAVGVDAIMIVAPYYSKPGQKGLYEHFKAIAESTKLPVMIYNIPGRSVVNMTADTIVELSKISNIVSVKEASGDLDQITDIITRTEASFSVYSGDDGLTLPILSVGGDGVISVASHVLGNEMQQMVSAYESGEVKEAASIHQRILPIMNELFKAPSPSPVKTALQLKGMDVGSVRLPMVPLTAEERSSLAAALNK; encoded by the coding sequence ATGAATTTTGGAAAAGTACTTACGGCAATGGTGACCCCATTTGATCGTAAAGGATACGTTGATTTTGCTAAAACAGAGCAACTTATCAACTATTTAATCAATAATGGAACAGATGGACTTGTTGTAGCAGGTACCACTGGTGAATCACCAACGCTTTCTTCGGAAGAGAAAGTAGCGCTCTTTAAGCATTCGGTGAAAGTGGCGGACGGAAGAGTACCAATTATTGCAGGAACAGGCAGTAATAATACGCATGCGTCGATCGAATTAACGAAAAAAGCAGAAGCTGTAGGTGTCGATGCGATTATGATCGTAGCGCCTTACTATAGCAAACCTGGCCAAAAAGGTCTTTATGAGCATTTTAAAGCGATCGCTGAGTCAACGAAGCTTCCCGTTATGATCTATAACATTCCAGGTCGCTCTGTTGTGAACATGACTGCAGACACGATTGTTGAGCTATCAAAAATTAGCAACATTGTCTCAGTAAAAGAAGCGAGCGGTGATCTTGATCAAATTACTGACATCATTACCCGTACAGAAGCGTCTTTCTCTGTTTATAGCGGAGACGATGGCTTAACGTTACCGATCTTATCAGTAGGTGGGGATGGCGTCATTTCAGTAGCTTCACACGTTCTTGGCAATGAAATGCAACAAATGGTTTCTGCTTATGAATCTGGTGAGGTGAAAGAAGCAGCATCGATCCATCAACGAATTTTACCAATTATGAATGAACTCTTTAAGGCACCAAGCCCATCTCCTGTGAAAACAGCCCTTCAATTAAAAGGAATGGATGTTGGGAGTGTTCGTTTGCCGATGGTTCCTCTAACAGCAGAAGAACGCTCATCGCTTGCGGCAGCGCTAAATAAATAA
- a CDS encoding ClpP family protease: MNSEYRNENPGQEPDPKKDDQSKSTLVDKIQQLGQTNVPSMDQSNIHCLTIIGQIEGHVQLPPQNKTTKYEHLIPQIVAIEQNPKIEGVLILLNTVGGDVEAGLAISEMIASLSKPSVSIVLGGGHSIGVPIAVAANHSFVAETATMTIHPVRLTGLVIGVPQTFEYLDKMQERVVSFVTRHSNITEEKFKELMFSRGNLTRDIGTNVVGDDAVSYGLIDEVGAVGPAMKKLNELIEEYKGKQEGDIVQ; the protein is encoded by the coding sequence ATGAACAGTGAGTATCGTAATGAAAACCCGGGGCAGGAGCCCGATCCAAAAAAAGATGATCAATCAAAATCAACGTTAGTGGATAAAATCCAGCAGCTAGGACAAACGAACGTCCCTAGTATGGATCAGTCCAATATTCATTGTTTAACGATCATTGGTCAAATAGAAGGGCATGTGCAGCTCCCACCACAGAATAAAACAACGAAGTATGAGCACCTTATTCCACAAATTGTCGCGATCGAGCAAAACCCAAAAATCGAAGGCGTGTTAATTCTTCTAAATACAGTAGGGGGCGATGTGGAAGCAGGACTCGCCATATCTGAGATGATCGCATCTCTCTCAAAACCGTCGGTATCGATCGTTCTCGGAGGCGGACATTCTATTGGTGTTCCAATCGCGGTTGCGGCGAACCATTCTTTTGTTGCTGAAACGGCAACGATGACGATTCACCCTGTGCGTTTGACCGGCTTAGTGATCGGTGTCCCGCAAACATTTGAGTATTTAGATAAGATGCAAGAGCGTGTGGTAAGTTTTGTTACGAGGCATTCGAATATTACTGAAGAGAAATTTAAAGAACTAATGTTTTCACGAGGAAATTTGACGAGGGATATTGGAACAAACGTTGTCGGAGATGATGCGGTAAGCTACGGTTTAATTGATGAGGTTGGTGCCGTAGGACCAGCGATGAAAAAGCTAAATGAGTTAATTGAAGAATACAAAGGCAAACAAGAGGGTGACATTGTCCAATGA
- a CDS encoding YlzJ-like family protein, producing MILYTILPNEAVFPPDQSVYEQQKIIEWNGVQLLVERTSLTECRVVQVLSTDPQDYLNDATQPGQMLTLSTSPLK from the coding sequence ATGATTCTTTACACCATTCTCCCGAATGAAGCGGTTTTCCCACCGGACCAGAGCGTGTATGAGCAACAAAAGATCATCGAATGGAATGGCGTACAGTTACTCGTTGAGAGAACATCGCTTACCGAGTGTCGCGTCGTTCAGGTGCTGAGCACAGATCCACAAGACTATTTAAATGACGCTACACAGCCAGGGCAAATGTTAACGTTATCGACCTCTCCGCTGAAATAG
- a CDS encoding DNA translocase FtsK, with translation MAKRKRKKATKKQAAWQSQVKIEFIGLTVLAFTVLGVLKMGVVGRAIYHMFRFFAGEWYGLIIAGLVLFAGYLIVKRKLPSFWSRRLAGFYLLGTSFLLLSHVGLFETLSREGQWDSPSVIANTYELFRMDVSDPSESSPLGGGMIGALLFAFCYRLFDATGTQLMAFLMILLSFVLITGKSFSDVLGKALDWVKNFVLNTYDEAKSLLSESKNARREKKEQRAALREQESSIEPEETYDVSEAPKNAQEEEAPFEPEIRTFTESAYPTQAEPPVEKEATEGSESNKETADGTPIQSLTVGELENKDYLLPSLSLLQPPKKVSQDNERQQISANARKLEKTFESFGVKAKVMKVHLGPAVTKYEVYPDTGVKVSKIVNLTDDLALALAARDLRIEAPIPGKSAIGIEVPNSEVAMVTLREVLESKEYQSHASKVAIGFGRDISGEAVVSDLSKMPHLLVAGATGSGKSVCINGIIASIMMKAKPHEVKMMMIDPKMVELNVYNGIPHLLAPVVTDPKKASQALKKVVSEMERRYELFSHTGTRNIEGYNNHIKRHNETSEAKQPSLPYIVVIVDELADLMMVASSDVEDAITRLAQMARAAGIHLIIATQRPSVDVITGVIKANIPSRIAFSVSSMTDSRTILDMGGAEKLLGKGDMLFLPVGANKPKRVQGAFLSDEEVEELVDFVIAQQKAQYQEEMIPTDKPEEAQPEVDDDLYDDAVQLITEMQTASVSMLQRRFRIGYTRAARLIDAMEARGIVGPYEGSKPREVLISKEEEAQSS, from the coding sequence ATGGCAAAACGTAAAAGAAAAAAAGCAACGAAGAAACAGGCCGCCTGGCAGTCACAGGTCAAAATTGAATTTATCGGTTTAACCGTTCTGGCGTTTACCGTTTTAGGTGTTTTGAAAATGGGAGTTGTCGGACGAGCCATTTACCATATGTTTCGTTTTTTTGCAGGAGAATGGTATGGCCTTATTATTGCAGGTCTCGTTCTGTTCGCAGGTTATTTAATTGTGAAGAGGAAGCTCCCGTCGTTCTGGTCAAGGAGATTGGCTGGATTTTATTTGCTTGGAACGTCCTTTTTATTGTTAAGTCACGTTGGCTTATTTGAAACGCTGTCTCGTGAAGGACAGTGGGATAGTCCATCGGTTATCGCCAATACATATGAACTCTTCAGAATGGATGTTAGCGATCCATCAGAATCTAGTCCGCTCGGCGGTGGCATGATCGGTGCGCTTCTCTTTGCTTTTTGCTACAGACTATTTGACGCAACAGGAACGCAGCTGATGGCGTTTCTAATGATTTTACTTTCTTTCGTTCTCATTACAGGGAAGTCTTTCAGCGATGTGCTAGGAAAAGCGCTCGACTGGGTAAAGAACTTTGTCCTAAACACATATGATGAAGCGAAATCTCTTCTATCTGAAAGCAAGAATGCAAGGAGAGAAAAGAAAGAACAGCGTGCTGCTTTAAGAGAGCAAGAATCGTCGATTGAGCCAGAAGAAACGTATGATGTTTCTGAAGCACCAAAGAATGCTCAAGAAGAAGAAGCACCATTTGAACCTGAAATACGAACCTTTACAGAAAGTGCTTATCCAACGCAGGCCGAACCACCTGTTGAGAAAGAAGCGACAGAAGGAAGCGAGTCGAATAAGGAAACAGCAGATGGTACGCCAATTCAATCATTAACGGTGGGAGAATTGGAAAACAAGGATTATCTTCTTCCATCCCTTTCATTACTTCAGCCGCCAAAGAAGGTGTCACAGGACAATGAACGTCAGCAAATTTCTGCGAACGCACGTAAATTAGAAAAGACGTTTGAGAGTTTTGGTGTAAAAGCAAAAGTGATGAAAGTTCATTTAGGACCAGCTGTTACCAAATATGAAGTTTACCCCGATACGGGTGTGAAGGTAAGTAAAATTGTGAATTTAACGGATGACCTTGCCCTTGCGCTTGCCGCAAGAGACCTTCGAATTGAAGCACCGATTCCAGGTAAATCGGCAATCGGAATTGAAGTGCCGAATTCCGAAGTGGCAATGGTGACATTAAGGGAAGTACTTGAATCAAAGGAATACCAGTCTCATGCTTCAAAAGTTGCGATTGGATTTGGTCGCGATATTTCTGGTGAAGCCGTCGTCTCCGATTTATCAAAAATGCCTCACTTACTTGTAGCGGGCGCAACTGGTAGTGGTAAAAGTGTTTGTATTAATGGCATTATTGCAAGCATAATGATGAAAGCGAAGCCGCATGAAGTGAAGATGATGATGATTGACCCTAAGATGGTAGAACTAAATGTCTATAATGGAATCCCCCATCTTTTAGCACCGGTTGTAACGGATCCGAAAAAAGCTTCACAGGCGTTGAAGAAAGTAGTAAGTGAAATGGAGCGCCGTTATGAGCTGTTTTCCCATACTGGTACTAGGAATATTGAAGGCTACAACAATCATATTAAACGCCATAATGAAACGTCAGAAGCGAAGCAACCTTCTTTACCTTATATCGTTGTGATCGTCGATGAGCTAGCAGATTTAATGATGGTAGCTTCTAGTGACGTAGAGGATGCAATTACAAGACTTGCTCAAATGGCGCGTGCAGCGGGCATCCATTTAATTATTGCAACACAGCGACCGTCTGTTGACGTCATCACCGGAGTCATTAAAGCAAATATCCCGTCACGTATTGCGTTTAGCGTTTCTTCAATGACGGATTCTCGAACAATTCTCGATATGGGTGGTGCTGAGAAGCTGCTAGGAAAAGGAGATATGCTCTTCCTTCCTGTTGGAGCAAATAAACCTAAGCGTGTGCAGGGTGCCTTTTTATCAGATGAAGAAGTAGAAGAGCTTGTTGACTTTGTCATCGCCCAGCAAAAAGCGCAGTATCAGGAAGAAATGATTCCGACGGATAAACCGGAAGAAGCACAGCCTGAAGTGGACGATGATTTATATGATGATGCGGTTCAGCTCATTACAGAAATGCAAACGGCATCGGTTTCAATGCTACAAAGAAGATTTCGAATTGGCTATACCCGAGCAGCTAGACTGATTGATGCGATGGAAGCTCGTGGAATCGTTGGACCATATGAAGGCAGTAAGCCTCGTGAAGTACTCATAAGTAAGGAAGAAGAAGCGCAATCTAGCTGA
- a CDS encoding BMP family lipoprotein, with protein MKKKYGFMLSAVLAAGTLLSACGTNDANNESSGGGSSEGESNNFKVAMVTDTGGVDDKSFNQSAWEGLQQFGKDNGLEEDKGYKYVQSTAASDYQPNLSGLIREDYNLIFGIGFLMQQDIQTIATQKPEAQLALVDSVAVNENDEPMENVASITFKEHQGSFLVGVIAGMQSESNKVGFVGGVDSELIKKFESGFKAGVKSVNPDAEIFTQYADDFNAAEKGQQIAATLYDKGADIIYHAAGGTGNGVFTEAKNRAKNGEKVWVIGVDRDQHEEGMPENVTLTSMVKRVDTAVIEVSKQTMDGNFPGGQVTEFGLEEDGVGIAETQENVSEEALQKVEEYKEQIQSGELEVPSTDEDYEEFESSL; from the coding sequence ATGAAGAAGAAGTACGGTTTTATGTTGTCAGCTGTTTTAGCTGCTGGAACGCTTTTATCTGCTTGTGGGACAAACGATGCGAACAATGAAAGTTCAGGCGGCGGGAGTAGTGAAGGTGAAAGCAACAACTTTAAAGTGGCTATGGTAACAGATACTGGCGGTGTAGATGATAAATCATTTAACCAATCTGCTTGGGAAGGTCTTCAGCAGTTTGGTAAAGATAATGGCCTTGAGGAAGATAAAGGCTACAAATATGTGCAATCCACTGCAGCAAGTGATTACCAACCAAACCTATCAGGTTTGATTCGTGAAGATTATAACTTGATCTTTGGTATTGGATTCCTTATGCAGCAAGACATTCAAACGATTGCGACGCAAAAGCCTGAAGCGCAGCTAGCACTTGTTGATAGTGTTGCGGTTAATGAGAATGATGAGCCGATGGAAAACGTTGCGAGCATTACATTTAAAGAGCATCAAGGATCTTTCCTAGTGGGTGTTATTGCAGGGATGCAGTCTGAATCAAATAAAGTTGGCTTCGTTGGTGGAGTTGACTCTGAATTAATTAAAAAGTTTGAAAGTGGATTTAAAGCAGGAGTGAAATCAGTTAATCCGGATGCTGAGATTTTCACACAGTATGCAGATGATTTCAACGCAGCTGAAAAAGGCCAGCAAATTGCGGCAACGCTTTATGATAAAGGCGCAGATATCATTTATCACGCTGCTGGCGGAACAGGGAATGGCGTGTTCACAGAAGCGAAGAACCGTGCGAAAAATGGAGAGAAAGTTTGGGTAATCGGTGTAGACCGTGATCAGCACGAAGAAGGTATGCCTGAGAACGTAACGCTTACTTCTATGGTAAAGCGTGTTGATACAGCGGTTATTGAAGTTTCCAAGCAGACAATGGATGGTAATTTCCCAGGAGGACAAGTAACGGAATTCGGTCTTGAAGAAGACGGTGTAGGTATTGCTGAAACACAGGAGAACGTTTCTGAAGAAGCACTACAAAAAGTAGAAGAGTATAAAGAGCAAATCCAGAGCGGCGAATTGGAAGTGCCAAGCACTGACGAAGACTACGAAGAATTCGAGAGCTCTCTATAA
- a CDS encoding ABC transporter ATP-binding protein, with amino-acid sequence MEYVIEMRNIRKEFPGIVANDNITLQLRKGEIHALLGENGAGKSTLMNVLFGLYQPEKGEIHVRGKKVNITDPNVANELGIGMVHQHFMLVEKFTVTENIILGNEPTAKGQVDVKKAAKDVEAISKQYGLSVDPNAKIEDISVGMQQRVEILKTLYRGADILIFDEPTAVLTPQEIKELIAIMKKLISEGKSIILITHKLKEIMEVSDRCTVIRRGVGIGTVDVADTNQDELASMMVGREVNFSIQKKPSEPSNETLEISSLVVEDARKVPAVNGMNLSVRAGEIVGIAGVDGNGQSELIEAITGLRKAKSGSIKLNGKDVTNWKPRRVTESGIGHIPQDRHKHGLVLDFSIGENMVLQTYYKRPFSRNGILNFSTIMDKAKSLIKEYDVRTPSEMTPARALSGGNQQKAIIAREIDRSPNLLIAAQPTRGLDVGAIEFIHSKLVEERDKGKAVLLISFELEEIMNVSDRIAVIYEGKIVAIVKPEETTEQELGLLMAGAKRKKAGETT; translated from the coding sequence ATGGAATACGTCATTGAAATGAGGAATATCCGTAAAGAATTTCCTGGTATTGTTGCAAACGACAATATTACGCTTCAGCTAAGAAAAGGAGAAATCCATGCCCTTCTTGGAGAAAACGGCGCTGGGAAATCAACTTTAATGAACGTGCTATTTGGTCTCTATCAACCTGAAAAAGGTGAAATCCACGTTCGAGGTAAAAAGGTAAATATCACAGATCCCAATGTGGCAAATGAGCTTGGGATTGGGATGGTTCACCAGCACTTTATGCTTGTTGAAAAATTCACAGTTACTGAGAACATTATCTTAGGGAATGAACCGACTGCTAAAGGTCAGGTTGACGTTAAGAAAGCCGCAAAAGATGTTGAGGCGATATCGAAGCAATATGGCTTGTCGGTAGATCCGAATGCAAAAATTGAAGATATCTCCGTAGGGATGCAGCAGCGTGTGGAAATTTTAAAAACGCTTTATCGCGGTGCAGATATTTTGATTTTTGATGAACCAACTGCTGTACTAACTCCACAGGAAATCAAAGAGCTTATAGCGATCATGAAAAAGCTGATTTCAGAAGGGAAATCAATTATTCTGATCACTCATAAATTAAAAGAAATTATGGAAGTAAGCGATCGATGTACCGTTATTCGTCGAGGTGTAGGTATCGGAACAGTGGATGTTGCGGACACGAATCAGGATGAACTAGCATCCATGATGGTCGGACGTGAAGTGAACTTTTCAATTCAGAAAAAACCTTCAGAGCCTTCTAATGAAACGCTTGAAATTAGTAGTCTAGTCGTAGAAGATGCTCGAAAAGTTCCTGCTGTGAACGGTATGAATTTATCGGTGCGTGCAGGTGAGATTGTTGGCATAGCAGGTGTCGATGGAAACGGACAATCTGAGTTAATTGAGGCTATTACAGGGTTACGTAAAGCGAAGTCAGGGAGCATTAAACTGAATGGAAAAGACGTAACAAACTGGAAACCGCGACGTGTCACTGAAAGCGGTATAGGACATATTCCCCAGGATAGGCATAAGCACGGGCTTGTTTTAGATTTTTCGATTGGCGAAAATATGGTTCTTCAGACCTATTATAAAAGACCTTTTTCAAGGAATGGCATTTTAAACTTTTCTACTATTATGGATAAAGCAAAATCATTAATTAAAGAGTATGATGTGCGTACCCCAAGTGAGATGACACCTGCAAGGGCCCTTTCTGGTGGTAATCAGCAGAAGGCGATTATTGCGCGTGAAATCGATCGGAGTCCGAATCTATTGATTGCAGCTCAACCAACACGCGGGCTTGATGTTGGGGCGATTGAGTTCATTCACTCGAAACTAGTTGAAGAGCGTGACAAAGGAAAAGCGGTTCTTCTAATTTCCTTTGAACTGGAAGAGATTATGAATGTAAGTGATCGCATCGCCGTGATTTATGAAGGGAAAATTGTTGCCATTGTAAAGCCGGAAGAAACGACAGAGCAAGAGCTTGGTCTCTTAATGGCTGGCGCAAAGCGCAAAAAGGCTGGTGAGACAACATGA
- a CDS encoding ABC transporter permease — MKLLKGKWASITVPLLSVALGLLVGGIIMLVSGYNPIVAYAALFNGIFSNTYVLGETVRQMTPLILSGLAVAFAFRTGLFNIGVEGQLLVGWLASVYIGLQFEGLSPVVHIPLAIIAAALAGAIWAFVPGFLKAKYQVHEVITTIMMNYVALHVVNAIIRTYLLAPGERTDQINASASLQSPFLEAITDFSRLHYGFVVAIIGAIIMWFLLWKTTTGYELRSVGFNKYASEYAGINVQRNIVLSMVISGAFAGAAGAMEGLGTYGYMTVMADFTGVGFDGIAVALLGANGALGVVLASALFGGLKIGALNMQSVAQVPTQLVEIVIAMIIFFVASSYLIHWISNRVSKRGKI; from the coding sequence ATGAAGTTATTAAAAGGGAAATGGGCGAGCATTACTGTACCGCTGCTTTCGGTAGCTCTTGGATTACTCGTCGGTGGGATCATCATGCTTGTGAGTGGCTACAATCCCATTGTAGCGTATGCAGCACTGTTTAACGGGATTTTCTCAAACACGTATGTGTTAGGTGAAACTGTTCGGCAGATGACTCCGCTCATTTTGTCGGGGTTAGCCGTGGCTTTTGCTTTTCGTACAGGGCTTTTTAATATTGGAGTAGAAGGGCAGCTGCTTGTCGGCTGGCTAGCATCTGTTTATATCGGGCTTCAATTTGAAGGGTTAAGTCCTGTAGTTCATATTCCTCTTGCAATTATTGCAGCAGCATTGGCTGGAGCGATTTGGGCCTTTGTACCTGGATTCTTGAAAGCAAAGTATCAAGTTCATGAGGTTATTACAACGATTATGATGAACTACGTTGCTCTTCATGTCGTTAACGCAATTATTCGGACGTATTTACTCGCTCCTGGTGAGCGTACGGATCAAATTAATGCTTCAGCATCGCTTCAATCGCCGTTCTTAGAAGCCATTACTGATTTCTCACGTCTTCACTACGGTTTTGTTGTGGCGATTATTGGAGCGATTATTATGTGGTTCCTTCTATGGAAAACGACGACAGGGTATGAACTACGCTCTGTTGGATTTAACAAATATGCGTCAGAATATGCTGGAATCAATGTGCAACGAAACATCGTTCTTTCTATGGTCATTTCGGGTGCATTTGCTGGAGCAGCAGGAGCGATGGAAGGGCTTGGAACATACGGTTATATGACCGTTATGGCTGACTTTACTGGCGTTGGATTTGACGGAATCGCAGTTGCGCTTTTAGGTGCAAATGGGGCGCTTGGTGTTGTCCTTGCTTCTGCACTGTTTGGTGGGCTTAAAATTGGTGCGCTTAATATGCAGTCAGTTGCTCAGGTGCCAACACAGCTTGTTGAAATCGTGATTGCGATGATTATTTTCTTTGTCGCATCCAGTTACTTGATTCACTGGATCAGCAACAGGGTGAGCAAAAGGGGGAAAATTTAA
- a CDS encoding ABC transporter permease, translating to MDFMQILQLIIPAAIFSAAPLIFTALGGVFSERSGVVNIGLEGLMLMGAFTGALFTILGEQWGMGAASPWFSLVVAIIIGMLFSLLHAVASISFRADQVVSGVALNFLAAGLAIFLVKKIFDAGQTPIIQERIYKTDVPFLSDIPFIGPLFFSSAYYTSYIAVALAFLVWWVLYKTPFGLRLRSVGEHPMAADTMGINVTKMRYVAVMLSGGFAGLGGAVYATSIAGNFSHATISGQGFMALAAMIFGKWHPLGAMGAALFFGLAQSLSITGQQIPGLKEIPEVYLLISPYVLTILALAGLVGRADAPKAIGQPYEKGKR from the coding sequence ATGGATTTCATGCAGATTCTTCAGCTCATTATTCCTGCCGCTATCTTTTCAGCAGCTCCCCTGATTTTCACGGCTCTTGGAGGAGTATTCAGTGAAAGGTCAGGCGTTGTAAACATCGGACTTGAAGGGTTAATGTTAATGGGTGCTTTCACAGGCGCGCTGTTTACAATCCTTGGCGAGCAATGGGGAATGGGAGCCGCTTCTCCCTGGTTTTCACTAGTCGTTGCGATCATTATCGGCATGCTGTTCTCTTTGCTTCATGCAGTGGCAAGTATTTCGTTTCGAGCCGATCAGGTTGTTAGTGGCGTGGCCCTTAACTTCCTTGCGGCTGGACTTGCCATCTTCCTTGTGAAGAAAATCTTTGATGCAGGGCAAACGCCGATTATTCAAGAACGTATTTATAAAACGGATGTTCCATTTTTAAGCGATATCCCATTTATTGGACCTTTGTTTTTTTCGAGCGCGTATTATACATCTTACATTGCGGTTGCGCTTGCCTTCCTCGTATGGTGGGTTCTCTATAAAACCCCATTCGGTTTACGACTCCGTTCAGTAGGAGAGCACCCTATGGCGGCAGATACGATGGGGATTAATGTGACGAAAATGCGCTATGTAGCGGTTATGCTAAGTGGTGGATTTGCCGGTCTCGGGGGTGCGGTTTACGCGACGTCGATCGCAGGGAACTTTAGCCATGCAACGATTTCTGGACAGGGCTTTATGGCACTAGCCGCGATGATCTTTGGTAAATGGCATCCGCTTGGTGCGATGGGAGCAGCGCTATTCTTTGGTCTTGCTCAATCGCTAAGTATAACCGGCCAACAAATTCCGGGATTAAAAGAAATTCCAGAAGTATATCTTCTTATTTCCCCTTACGTGTTAACGATTCTTGCTCTTGCAGGACTTGTTGGACGAGCGGATGCGCCAAAAGCCATTGGTCAGCCGTATGAAAAAGGGAAGCGATAA